One genomic region from SAR92 clade bacterium H455 encodes:
- a CDS encoding NADP-dependent malic enzyme, which translates to MSDSFKDSALKYHTHPTPGKLEIRPTKPLANKRDLSLAYSPGVAHACELIVENPTEVASVTARGNLVAVITNGTAVLGLGNIGPLASKPVMEGKAVLFKKFANIDVFDIEVDETDVDKLVDIIASLEPTFGGINLEDIKAPECFMVEKKLRERMKIPVFHDDQHGTAIVAAAAIYNGLRIVDKKFEDVKLVVSGAGAASIACVDLLVSMGLQKKNVRMIDRTGVIYAGRKEGMNPWKQDYAVETSDRTIDDAIEGADLFMGLSGPGVLNGELLKKMGPKPIILAMSNPIPEIMPEEAMAARPDAILATGRSDYPNQVNNVLCFPFIFRGALDCGASTINEEMKMAAVRAIADLATMETSDVVAAAYADEALKFGPEYLIPKAFDPRLIEVVPMAVVKAAMESGVATRPIEDLEAYRQTLNEFVNQAGLFMQPIIEMAKKAPARIVYAEGENDDVLLAVQAVLDEQIAKPILVGRRLGMEQKIDRLGLRIDLDKDVEIFDPSDNDHHEQYAAFYHESVGRHGVSVDAARKIMRDDQTAIAAVMVARGEADGLICGKVGRFDFHLREIMHLLGPSHKEQLVSSAAVLLMPDGPLFLADTAMNVDPTAEELVKITEASIDLVKRFGIEPKVALLSHSNFGTANTASARKMRLASELLQQAHPELEIDGEMHVLSALNPKLRKTIYSKSNLKGRANVLVMPNLDAANIAMGLIRSLTDALLIGPLINGFSKPAHIVIPSVSSRGIFNMTALTVADIQHSK; encoded by the coding sequence ATGAGCGACTCCTTCAAAGATAGTGCCCTTAAATATCACACCCACCCAACCCCCGGTAAGTTAGAGATTCGTCCAACCAAACCTCTAGCCAATAAGCGTGATTTATCGCTCGCCTATTCTCCCGGTGTTGCGCACGCCTGTGAGTTAATTGTCGAAAACCCCACCGAAGTCGCCTCGGTCACTGCCCGGGGCAATCTGGTGGCTGTGATTACTAATGGCACTGCTGTGCTGGGTCTGGGCAATATTGGCCCACTGGCGTCAAAGCCGGTAATGGAAGGCAAGGCAGTACTGTTTAAGAAGTTTGCCAATATCGATGTCTTTGATATTGAAGTAGACGAAACCGATGTGGATAAGCTGGTGGATATTATCGCTTCTCTAGAGCCAACCTTTGGCGGCATTAACCTTGAAGATATCAAGGCACCCGAATGTTTTATGGTGGAGAAAAAACTCCGCGAGCGCATGAAGATTCCGGTTTTTCACGACGATCAACACGGCACCGCCATTGTTGCCGCCGCTGCTATTTACAACGGCCTGCGCATAGTGGATAAAAAGTTTGAAGACGTAAAGCTTGTGGTCTCAGGTGCTGGCGCTGCCAGTATCGCCTGTGTCGACCTGCTGGTAAGCATGGGTCTGCAGAAGAAGAATGTGCGCATGATCGATCGCACCGGTGTGATTTATGCCGGCCGCAAGGAGGGTATGAACCCTTGGAAGCAAGACTATGCAGTAGAAACCAGCGATCGCACTATTGACGATGCTATCGAAGGTGCCGATCTGTTTATGGGCCTCTCAGGACCGGGCGTATTAAACGGCGAGTTGCTGAAGAAAATGGGTCCAAAACCCATTATTCTCGCCATGTCCAACCCGATTCCAGAGATCATGCCAGAAGAAGCCATGGCCGCTCGGCCCGACGCAATTTTGGCCACGGGTCGCTCTGACTATCCCAATCAGGTAAACAATGTTCTGTGCTTCCCGTTTATTTTCCGCGGTGCATTGGACTGCGGTGCCTCGACCATTAATGAAGAGATGAAAATGGCCGCGGTTCGTGCCATTGCCGATCTGGCCACTATGGAAACCTCAGATGTGGTGGCTGCGGCCTATGCCGATGAAGCGCTGAAATTTGGCCCTGAATATCTGATTCCCAAAGCCTTTGATCCACGCCTGATTGAAGTGGTCCCTATGGCCGTGGTTAAAGCAGCCATGGAAAGCGGCGTAGCTACGCGTCCCATAGAAGACTTAGAAGCCTATCGCCAGACTCTTAATGAGTTTGTTAATCAGGCTGGGCTGTTTATGCAGCCAATTATTGAGATGGCGAAAAAAGCCCCGGCGCGCATTGTCTATGCCGAAGGGGAAAACGACGATGTGCTGTTAGCTGTGCAAGCAGTATTGGATGAGCAAATCGCCAAGCCTATCTTGGTTGGCCGTCGCCTGGGTATGGAACAAAAGATTGACCGACTGGGTCTGCGTATCGACCTCGACAAAGACGTAGAAATATTTGATCCCAGCGATAATGACCACCACGAACAGTATGCGGCGTTTTATCACGAGAGCGTCGGCCGTCATGGTGTCTCAGTGGATGCAGCGCGCAAGATTATGCGTGATGACCAAACTGCCATAGCCGCAGTGATGGTTGCCCGCGGCGAGGCCGATGGCCTTATCTGTGGCAAGGTAGGTCGCTTCGATTTCCATCTCCGCGAGATCATGCATCTGCTCGGCCCTTCCCACAAAGAGCAGCTGGTCTCATCTGCTGCTGTATTGTTGATGCCAGATGGTCCGCTGTTTTTGGCGGATACCGCGATGAATGTGGATCCCACCGCCGAGGAACTGGTAAAGATTACTGAAGCCAGTATCGATCTAGTGAAGCGTTTTGGTATTGAACCTAAGGTGGCACTGCTGTCCCACTCAAACTTTGGTACCGCCAATACTGCCTCGGCGCGGAAAATGCGCCTAGCCAGTGAACTGTTGCAGCAAGCTCATCCAGAGCTGGAAATTGATGGTGAGATGCATGTGCTAAGTGCCTTAAATCCGAAATTGCGCAAAACCATATATTCCAAATCAAACCTCAAGGGACGAGCCAATGTCTTGGTGATGCCTAATTTGGATGCGGCGAATATAGCCATGGGATTGATTCGATCTCTGACCGATGCCCTACTGATCGGGCCGCTCATCAATGGCTTCAGTAAGCCAGCGCATATTGTTATTCCGTCGGTGTCTTCACGGGGTATCTTTAATATGACGGCATTAACCGTTGCGGATATTCAGCATAGTAAGTAG
- the rsmI gene encoding 16S rRNA (cytidine(1402)-2'-O)-methyltransferase, whose amino-acid sequence MNLNQSGTLYVVATPIGNLGDMVPRAVEILQSVKAIACEDTRHSKKLLDHFRIDTPLMAYHDHSDKKSSHKILVQLSSGNDIALISDAGTPLISDPGYRLVLAARQQGISVIPVPGACAAIAALSVAGLPTDRFRFIGFLPAKSTQRKKVLEELSAVPETMVFYEAPHRILETLRDSVDVFGPEHSGFIARELSKTFETYLHGTLAELVSIVEADSNQQRGEIVLVLAGREESESTVTVDGERVLRLLLAELPTAKAAALTAKITGGDKKQFYQMALALKE is encoded by the coding sequence ATGAACTTAAATCAATCCGGTACGTTGTATGTAGTCGCCACACCCATAGGCAATCTGGGTGATATGGTACCCCGAGCAGTCGAGATCCTTCAATCAGTGAAGGCTATCGCCTGCGAGGATACCCGTCACAGCAAAAAATTGCTGGATCATTTTCGCATTGATACACCATTGATGGCCTACCACGACCACAGCGACAAAAAAAGCAGCCACAAGATTTTGGTGCAGCTCAGTTCCGGCAATGATATAGCCCTAATTTCTGATGCCGGGACACCGCTGATTTCCGATCCTGGTTATCGTTTGGTGCTGGCGGCACGGCAGCAGGGTATTAGTGTTATTCCTGTCCCCGGCGCCTGTGCGGCCATTGCTGCATTGAGCGTAGCAGGTCTGCCCACGGATCGATTTAGATTTATCGGCTTTTTGCCGGCCAAGAGTACCCAGCGCAAAAAGGTACTGGAGGAGCTCTCGGCTGTGCCTGAAACTATGGTGTTCTATGAGGCACCCCACCGAATTTTGGAAACCCTGAGAGACAGTGTTGACGTGTTTGGCCCTGAGCACAGTGGCTTTATCGCTCGTGAGCTGAGCAAGACCTTTGAGACCTATCTGCATGGCACGCTGGCTGAGCTAGTTAGCATAGTAGAGGCTGACAGCAATCAGCAGCGCGGTGAAATCGTCCTAGTATTAGCAGGCCGTGAAGAGAGCGAAAGCACAGTAACTGTCGATGGCGAACGAGTCCTGCGTCTGTTGTTGGCAGAATTGCCAACCGCCAAGGCAGCAGCACTCACCGCTAAGATTACCGGCGGTGACAAAAAGCAGTTCTATCAAATGGCTCTGGCACTAAAAGAATAA
- a CDS encoding penicillin-binding protein activator, with translation MTKRLFLSMIYALAILAFIGGCAPTTTQNSGPIARVTLDAENIEVNQSLVSQAELALARVQSNDTEGRENLLLDIAILFAQGGDLEQSRNTLQLINTDQLNDIFFVEYNLLGVELDLAERQLVSAKARLAEPRFLTLRQTVNINFQRRILSLESALNTASGQIRASIENNIQLSNLYNSRKISDQRLISRVHDQIWLQLNQLPFNQLQQIDPADRGVLAGWLQLAAAMRYRQADPGAQKNFFAVWKQSWREHPGANSPPTALKSRFRGTGAPKNVALLLPLQGQYETPSTTLLNGFISAYYENLAQGANLPKIAIYDTSSQPVTEVYNKAVERGADMVIGPMRQSQVEELAVSPRLQVPTLTLNRLDQNQLNDIENLFQFGLSALDEVTQIADQAWIQGQTNVLLIAPDSGWGLRARRYFIDYWTAKGGTVIDAISYPTSVNDFTRLLERPLEIDLSEQRSLALRRSVNRSLSSTPRRRQDIDLVIVLGYAEKVRQIKPALDFLYAGDVPVYATSHIYGGTQEIELNRDLSGIKFSAMPWTLEGHMPRPLKLDQRLPTAYRQLYALGYDAFLLHGLLEELARPDALPVFGATGMLRLSEGSIMRTEKWAAFEKGLVVPAQP, from the coding sequence ATGACTAAAAGACTTTTTCTCTCGATGATTTATGCGCTGGCCATCTTAGCCTTTATCGGGGGCTGTGCGCCAACTACAACGCAAAATTCAGGCCCAATTGCCCGGGTGACTCTGGACGCCGAAAATATCGAAGTTAATCAGTCCCTGGTGAGCCAGGCTGAACTGGCTCTGGCGCGAGTGCAATCCAACGACACTGAGGGCAGAGAGAACCTACTACTGGATATTGCGATTCTATTTGCCCAGGGCGGTGATCTAGAGCAGAGCAGAAACACCCTGCAGCTTATTAATACCGATCAATTGAACGATATATTTTTTGTTGAGTACAACTTGCTCGGAGTGGAACTGGATCTTGCTGAACGGCAGCTGGTCAGCGCCAAAGCTAGGCTTGCGGAGCCACGTTTTCTGACCCTGCGCCAGACTGTTAACATAAATTTTCAGCGCCGTATTCTGAGTCTCGAAAGCGCACTCAACACTGCTAGCGGCCAGATAAGAGCCAGTATCGAGAACAATATTCAGCTGAGTAATCTCTACAATTCGCGAAAAATTAGCGACCAGCGACTGATCTCTCGTGTGCATGACCAAATTTGGCTACAGCTTAATCAACTGCCATTTAATCAGTTGCAGCAAATCGATCCCGCCGACCGCGGCGTGTTGGCTGGCTGGTTGCAACTGGCCGCGGCGATGCGGTATCGACAGGCCGACCCAGGCGCACAAAAGAATTTCTTCGCAGTATGGAAGCAGAGCTGGCGCGAGCATCCAGGTGCTAATAGCCCACCAACTGCATTAAAAAGTCGATTTCGTGGTACCGGTGCGCCGAAGAATGTAGCACTGTTGCTGCCACTGCAGGGGCAATACGAAACACCCAGCACCACCTTACTCAATGGTTTTATCAGCGCCTATTATGAAAACCTAGCCCAGGGCGCTAACCTGCCCAAAATAGCCATCTATGACACATCCTCTCAGCCAGTCACTGAGGTTTATAACAAAGCAGTTGAGCGCGGCGCCGATATGGTGATCGGCCCCATGCGCCAATCCCAGGTGGAAGAGCTGGCTGTCAGCCCGCGCTTACAGGTTCCCACCCTAACTCTCAACAGGTTAGATCAAAACCAGCTCAATGACATAGAGAATTTGTTCCAATTTGGTCTCTCAGCGCTGGATGAAGTGACCCAGATTGCCGATCAAGCTTGGATTCAGGGACAGACCAATGTGTTACTGATAGCCCCAGATAGCGGCTGGGGTCTTCGAGCTCGGCGTTATTTTATTGATTACTGGACGGCCAAAGGTGGTACCGTGATTGACGCAATCTCCTACCCTACCAGTGTCAACGATTTTACTCGACTGCTGGAGAGGCCATTGGAAATTGATCTCAGTGAGCAGCGCAGCCTAGCTCTGCGACGTTCGGTTAACCGCAGCCTCAGCTCTACCCCGCGTCGGCGTCAGGATATAGATCTGGTTATTGTTCTCGGCTATGCTGAAAAAGTCCGCCAGATAAAACCTGCACTGGATTTTCTCTATGCCGGTGATGTTCCGGTTTATGCCACCTCGCATATCTACGGCGGAACTCAAGAGATAGAACTCAACCGCGATCTCAGTGGCATCAAATTTAGCGCTATGCCCTGGACTCTAGAGGGTCATATGCCACGACCACTTAAGCTAGATCAGCGTCTACCGACGGCCTACCGCCAGCTCTATGCTCTAGGATACGATGCGTTTTTATTACACGGCCTTCTCGAGGAACTCGCCAGGCCAGATGCGCTGCCTGTATTTGGCGCCACGGGCATGCTGCGACTCTCGGAGGGAAGTATTATGCGTACTGAAAAGTGGGCCGCCTTTGAAAAGGGCCTAGTGGTACCGGCGCAACCCTAG